The proteins below are encoded in one region of Bifidobacterium dentium JCM 1195 = DSM 20436:
- the metE gene encoding 5-methyltetrahydropteroyltriglutamate--homocysteine S-methyltransferase has product MSALTSVSGFPRIGQNRELKKIIEAYWKGNAALDEVRATAKELRAKHWKLQQAAGVDLIPSNDFSYYDQMLDTAILLNVIPQRYQRLAFDNPEETLFAMGRGYQGDKGDVTALPMKKWFTTNYHYLVPEVDAATDIKLNGTKPFDEFNEAKELGVITKPVLIGPYTFLKLARNPQAEELEYDKGLVNAVAAVYAEIISKFAELGAEWVQIDEPYLVLDKEPGDVELFKSLYAKILPAREGKIKILLNTYFGHIADVYETVNLLGFDGIGLDLNEGKDENLAAVEQYGVAEDTTLFAGVVNGRNIWRNNYAVSLGLVDALKKVTDNVAVSTASSLLHVPFSTEGEDGLADEVRRHFAFAVEKLDELHEVAVLADASEDEKKASAELKANQALFDGTRVAVDQAVADRLAALNADDFVRQPARAERQKEQREALGLPLLPTTTIGSFPQTKEVRAERAKLRKGEITKAEYDDFMKSQIDACIRHQEDLGLDVLVHGEFERNDMVEYFGQNLNGFLFTKNAWVQSYGTRCVKPPIVWGDVSRANPITVEWSSYAQSRTDHVMKGMLTGPVTILNWSWPREDITHEQQTQQLALAIRDEVLDLEAAGIKVIQIDEAALREKLPLRKTDWHKKYLDWAIPAFRLVHSAVKPTTQIHTHMCYSEFNDIIKDIDAMDADVISFEASRGDLVVLDAIHDASFETEAGPGVYDIHSPRIPSEQEIEERIHEILKKMDVEKVWINPDCGLKTRGNAETWPSLEHLVTAAKAVRAKLAR; this is encoded by the coding sequence ATGTCCGCTCTCACTTCCGTCTCCGGTTTTCCGCGCATCGGCCAAAACCGTGAGCTGAAGAAGATCATTGAAGCATATTGGAAGGGCAACGCCGCCCTTGATGAGGTGCGTGCCACCGCCAAGGAGCTGCGCGCCAAGCACTGGAAGTTGCAGCAGGCCGCAGGCGTCGATCTGATTCCCAGCAACGACTTCAGCTACTACGATCAGATGCTTGACACCGCCATTCTGCTGAACGTCATTCCGCAGCGCTACCAGCGTCTCGCCTTCGATAATCCGGAAGAGACCCTGTTCGCGATGGGTCGTGGCTACCAGGGCGACAAGGGCGACGTGACCGCCTTGCCGATGAAGAAGTGGTTTACCACCAACTATCACTATCTTGTGCCGGAAGTCGATGCGGCCACCGATATCAAGCTCAACGGCACCAAGCCGTTCGACGAATTCAATGAAGCCAAGGAGCTTGGCGTCATCACCAAGCCGGTACTTATCGGTCCGTACACCTTCCTTAAGCTCGCCCGCAACCCGCAGGCCGAAGAACTCGAATACGACAAGGGCCTCGTGAACGCGGTTGCCGCGGTCTACGCCGAAATCATCTCCAAGTTCGCGGAGCTTGGCGCGGAATGGGTTCAAATCGACGAACCGTACCTCGTACTCGACAAGGAACCGGGCGACGTAGAACTGTTCAAATCCCTGTATGCCAAGATCCTGCCCGCCCGCGAAGGCAAGATCAAGATCCTGCTCAACACGTACTTCGGTCACATTGCCGATGTCTATGAAACCGTCAACCTGCTCGGCTTCGACGGCATCGGTCTTGACCTCAACGAAGGCAAGGACGAAAACCTCGCTGCCGTCGAACAGTACGGCGTAGCGGAAGATACCACTCTCTTCGCCGGCGTGGTCAATGGGCGCAACATCTGGCGCAACAACTATGCCGTGAGCCTCGGCCTGGTCGATGCCCTGAAGAAGGTCACCGACAACGTGGCCGTCTCCACCGCCAGTTCCTTGCTGCATGTGCCGTTCAGCACCGAAGGCGAGGACGGTCTCGCCGACGAGGTGCGCAGGCATTTCGCCTTCGCCGTCGAAAAACTTGATGAGCTGCACGAAGTTGCCGTGCTCGCCGACGCCAGCGAAGACGAGAAAAAGGCCTCCGCCGAACTCAAGGCCAATCAGGCGCTTTTTGATGGCACCCGCGTCGCCGTCGATCAGGCCGTAGCCGATCGACTCGCCGCACTGAACGCCGACGATTTCGTTCGTCAGCCGGCCCGCGCCGAGCGTCAGAAGGAACAGCGTGAGGCCCTCGGCCTGCCGCTATTGCCGACCACCACCATCGGCTCCTTCCCACAGACCAAGGAAGTGCGTGCCGAACGCGCCAAGCTGCGTAAGGGCGAAATCACCAAGGCCGAATACGACGACTTCATGAAGTCACAGATCGACGCCTGCATCAGGCATCAGGAGGATCTCGGACTCGACGTGCTCGTCCACGGCGAATTCGAGCGTAACGACATGGTCGAATACTTCGGCCAGAACCTCAACGGATTCCTGTTCACCAAGAACGCCTGGGTGCAGTCCTATGGCACCCGTTGCGTCAAGCCTCCGATCGTGTGGGGCGATGTGTCCCGCGCCAACCCGATCACCGTGGAGTGGAGCTCCTACGCGCAATCCCGCACCGACCACGTGATGAAGGGTATGCTCACCGGCCCGGTGACCATCCTCAACTGGTCTTGGCCGCGCGAGGACATCACCCACGAACAGCAGACCCAGCAGCTCGCGCTCGCCATCCGTGACGAAGTGCTCGATCTTGAGGCTGCCGGTATCAAGGTCATCCAGATCGATGAGGCCGCGTTGCGCGAAAAGTTGCCGTTGCGTAAGACCGACTGGCATAAGAAATACCTCGACTGGGCCATTCCGGCATTCCGTCTGGTGCACTCCGCCGTCAAGCCGACCACACAGATCCACACCCACATGTGCTATTCGGAGTTCAACGACATCATCAAGGACATCGATGCCATGGACGCCGACGTAATCTCCTTCGAAGCCTCTCGAGGCGATCTTGTGGTGCTCGATGCCATTCACGACGCCAGCTTCGAAACCGAAGCCGGTCCAGGCGTTTACGACATCCACTCGCCGCGCATCCCGTCCGAACAGGAGATCGAGGAACGAATCCATGAGATCCTCAAGAAGATGGATGTCGAAAAGGTGTGGATCAATCCGGACTGCGGCCTGAAGACCCGCGGCAACGCCGAAACTTGGCCGAGCCTCGAACATCTTGTGACCGCGGCCAAGGCCGTACGCGCCAAGCTCGCCAGGTAA
- a CDS encoding SixA phosphatase family protein — translation MGTSLKKVAKKAKDYKYVLMVMRHAKTEPFGNGGDAGRELTDKGRKQAKSVAKGLASFKLVPDRIACSSATRARQTCDRMLKVFGDDPKVDYRQSLYEGGVQSVFDELAQTKEKRRVLLILGHEPTVSIACQWIASSESDPTLLDLLNLGMSPASIAVFGADEPFNQWQLHSGELIALLTAKDFD, via the coding sequence ATGGGAACAAGCCTGAAGAAGGTTGCCAAAAAGGCCAAGGATTACAAGTATGTGTTGATGGTGATGCGTCACGCCAAGACCGAGCCATTTGGCAACGGTGGAGATGCCGGCCGTGAGCTCACCGACAAGGGGCGCAAACAGGCGAAGTCGGTGGCCAAGGGATTGGCGTCCTTCAAGCTGGTTCCGGATCGCATAGCATGTTCCAGTGCGACCCGTGCGCGCCAGACCTGCGACCGTATGCTCAAGGTGTTCGGCGATGACCCGAAGGTCGATTATCGGCAGAGTCTGTACGAAGGCGGCGTGCAATCCGTGTTCGACGAACTTGCGCAAACCAAGGAGAAACGCCGCGTACTGCTGATTCTCGGTCATGAACCGACCGTATCGATCGCATGCCAGTGGATTGCCAGCTCCGAATCCGATCCGACATTGCTCGATCTGTTGAATCTGGGCATGTCCCCAGCCTCGATCGCCGTGTTCGGTGCGGACGAGCCGTTCAACCAATGGCAGCTGCACAGCGGCGAACTCATCGCCCTGCTTACGGCCAAGGATTTCGACTAG
- a CDS encoding ABC transporter ATP-binding protein, translating into MVEQDTALKLTDVEFRRNRRVILTKVNLEIKKGEKWVLFGPNGIGKSSLVQMMSTRGFPSCGTVDILGNRLGKVNVFSYRNRIGLSSAELGRAFPPQEDPLDAIVTALTAITGRWRDTYTDEDYAKARSLMREFGIEYLEGKMMFKLSEGERTRVLICRALMADPDLLILDEPTTGLDLGGREIALRALSRVGAEESDRAVLLVTHRLEEIPQGFDHVAIMGRITGNEADAYADNVAGNDPAPGTIVYTGDLEHGFTSERLSQVFGLDLNVTHANGRWNAYAV; encoded by the coding sequence ATGGTCGAGCAGGACACGGCACTGAAACTTACTGACGTGGAATTTCGCCGCAACAGGCGCGTGATCCTCACCAAAGTCAATCTGGAAATCAAAAAAGGTGAGAAATGGGTGCTGTTCGGACCCAATGGCATCGGCAAATCCAGCCTGGTACAGATGATGAGCACTCGCGGATTCCCATCCTGCGGCACCGTCGACATCCTCGGCAACCGATTGGGCAAGGTCAACGTATTCTCCTACCGCAACCGCATCGGACTGAGCTCGGCCGAACTGGGGCGCGCGTTCCCTCCTCAGGAGGATCCGCTCGACGCTATCGTGACAGCGTTGACCGCCATCACCGGCCGTTGGCGTGACACCTACACTGATGAAGATTATGCCAAGGCGCGTTCCCTTATGCGCGAATTCGGTATCGAATACCTCGAAGGCAAGATGATGTTCAAGCTTTCGGAGGGCGAACGTACCCGTGTGCTCATCTGCCGTGCGCTGATGGCTGATCCGGATCTATTGATTCTGGACGAGCCGACCACCGGTCTCGATCTGGGCGGCCGTGAAATCGCGTTGCGCGCGTTGAGCCGTGTCGGCGCGGAGGAATCGGACCGTGCCGTGCTGCTGGTCACGCACCGGCTTGAAGAGATTCCGCAGGGTTTTGACCATGTGGCGATTATGGGTCGCATCACCGGCAACGAGGCGGACGCCTATGCGGACAATGTGGCCGGTAACGATCCGGCTCCGGGCACCATCGTGTATACGGGCGACCTGGAACATGGCTTCACTTCCGAGCGGCTGAGCCAGGTGTTCGGCCTTGATTTGAATGTGACCCATGCGAACGGACGATGGAACGCCTACGCCGTATGA
- the metF gene encoding methylenetetrahydrofolate reductase [NAD(P)H]: MHSPLFSLEVFPPKRTSPVGTIYDTLDGLQGLDPDFISVTYGTGRSSDRTLTARIAHTVSEYGIPCVAHLTAQYLNKDDVDQALDMFDEAKVSGVLALRGDRVEGAEPAGVFEHASDLAAYIREERPNLKIYGACYPEKHPQSATLEDDIDNLKKKVDAGVTHLISQLFYDNEDFLRFLDKVRAVGIEIPIEAGIMPVMNAKSVRRMAGICQSRVPEKLEVMLDKWGGDNAVLKEAGIAYASEQISDLVARGVDGVHLYTMNHPCVSRRIWSNVKPFFV, translated from the coding sequence ATGCATTCACCACTGTTTTCGCTTGAGGTATTCCCGCCGAAGCGAACCTCCCCTGTAGGCACCATCTACGACACATTGGATGGCCTGCAGGGGCTGGATCCCGATTTCATTTCCGTGACCTACGGTACCGGCAGATCGTCCGACCGGACGCTCACCGCGCGCATTGCGCATACCGTGAGCGAATACGGCATACCCTGTGTGGCCCACCTGACCGCACAGTACCTCAATAAGGATGATGTCGATCAGGCACTCGACATGTTTGACGAAGCCAAGGTTTCCGGCGTGCTCGCCCTGCGTGGCGATCGCGTGGAAGGTGCCGAACCGGCCGGCGTCTTTGAGCACGCCAGCGATCTGGCTGCCTACATTCGCGAGGAACGTCCGAATCTCAAGATCTACGGAGCCTGCTATCCGGAGAAGCACCCGCAGTCGGCCACGCTGGAAGATGACATCGACAATCTCAAGAAAAAGGTCGATGCCGGCGTCACGCACCTTATCTCGCAGCTGTTCTACGACAATGAGGATTTTCTACGCTTTCTCGACAAGGTGCGTGCGGTCGGAATCGAGATACCGATCGAGGCCGGCATCATGCCGGTGATGAACGCCAAATCCGTGCGTCGCATGGCCGGAATCTGCCAGTCTCGCGTACCGGAGAAGCTGGAAGTCATGCTAGACAAGTGGGGCGGCGACAATGCCGTACTCAAGGAGGCCGGCATCGCCTACGCCTCCGAGCAGATCAGCGATCTGGTGGCGCGTGGCGTTGACGGTGTGCACCTGTATACGATGAACCACCCTTGCGTCAGCAGACGCATCTGGTCCAACGTCAAACCATTTTTCGTCTGA
- a CDS encoding tRNA (adenine-N1)-methyltransferase: MRRGPLEAGEKVQFTDRRSNKITDQLVPGGVTQTSHGIILHDEVIGRTEGSVIVTVSAKREAQINQDHPERDANKPWKGTRAIGGWEFAVMRPRLADYVLSMPRGAQIMYPKDIAQVIQLGDIRSGMNVLESGAGSGAMSINLLDAVGEGGRLTTIEMRSEFARVAEANATIYFGGRPAWWDLKTGDFDSVAAGLPEHSFDRIMLDMLDPWNRLEQAYRVMAPGGVLVAYVTTTTQLSRMAEALRDAGCWTEPDIQETLERNWKAQGLAIRPDHQMIGHTGFLMVSRAMAPGFQALRKRDRATKDTTTDIDSLSAEERAEQLEDLELRDISDRKLRKVLRDLDAQVNAIDE, from the coding sequence ATGCGTCGAGGACCGCTTGAGGCCGGAGAGAAAGTGCAGTTTACGGACCGCAGGTCCAACAAGATCACCGACCAGCTCGTGCCGGGCGGCGTGACGCAGACCTCGCACGGCATCATCCTGCATGATGAGGTGATCGGACGGACGGAAGGCTCCGTAATCGTGACGGTCAGCGCCAAACGTGAGGCGCAGATCAACCAGGACCATCCCGAACGCGACGCCAACAAGCCATGGAAGGGTACGCGTGCCATCGGCGGCTGGGAATTCGCCGTGATGCGTCCGCGGCTGGCCGATTATGTGCTATCCATGCCGCGCGGCGCGCAGATCATGTATCCGAAGGACATTGCGCAGGTAATTCAGCTCGGCGACATCCGTTCCGGCATGAACGTGCTCGAATCCGGTGCGGGCTCGGGCGCCATGAGCATCAATCTGTTGGATGCGGTGGGGGAGGGCGGCAGGCTCACCACCATCGAGATGCGTTCGGAATTCGCGCGTGTGGCCGAAGCCAATGCCACGATCTATTTCGGCGGCCGCCCTGCTTGGTGGGATCTGAAAACCGGCGATTTCGATTCGGTTGCGGCCGGACTGCCGGAGCATTCCTTCGACCGCATCATGCTCGATATGCTTGACCCGTGGAACCGGCTCGAACAGGCATACCGCGTGATGGCACCAGGGGGTGTGCTCGTGGCATACGTGACCACCACTACGCAACTGAGCCGCATGGCCGAGGCGTTACGTGACGCGGGCTGTTGGACCGAACCGGACATTCAGGAGACGCTGGAACGCAACTGGAAGGCGCAGGGACTGGCGATTCGTCCCGACCATCAGATGATCGGACATACCGGTTTCCTGATGGTCTCGCGGGCCATGGCCCCTGGATTCCAGGCGTTGCGCAAACGTGACCGTGCCACGAAGGACACGACTACCGACATTGACTCACTGAGTGCCGAGGAACGCGCCGAACAGCTCGAGGATCTCGAGCTACGTGACATCTCCGACCGCAAGCTGCGTAAGGTGTTGCGTGACCTCGACGCGCAGGTGAACGCAATCGACGAATAA